One Babylonia areolata isolate BAREFJ2019XMU chromosome 27, ASM4173473v1, whole genome shotgun sequence DNA window includes the following coding sequences:
- the LOC143301064 gene encoding insulin-like growth factor-binding protein 2, which produces MKCFSSCAAILLLVHAVAVPSVSSTRTPVDRSFLRKMFKCPACQLNSCAVPEGYPGCELALEPGVCACCPVCARLLGDFCGLTAGRCGKGLACRPLPDDPEPLGAILYGRAVCM; this is translated from the exons ATGAAATGCTTCAGCTCCTGTGCCGCCATCCTCCTCCTTGTCCATGCTGTGGCGGTCCCCAGCGTGTCCTCCACAAGAACACCTGTCGACCGGTCCTTTCTGAGAAAGATGTTCAAGTGTCCAGCCTGCCAGCTGAACAGCTGTGCAGTTCCTGAGGGTTATCCGGGCTGTGAGTTGGCTCTGGAGCCTGGGGTGTGCGCCTGTTGTccg GTGTGTGCCAGACTGCTGGGGGACTTTTGCGGACTGACGGCCGGCCGGTGCGGTAAGGGTCTGGCCTGCAGACCTCTGCCCGATGACCCCGAACCCCTGGGCGCCATCTTGTACGGAAGAGCCGTGTGCATGTAG